In Rana temporaria chromosome 3, aRanTem1.1, whole genome shotgun sequence, a single window of DNA contains:
- the LRRC4 gene encoding leucine-rich repeat-containing protein 4: MNFLWLVTVHHTWKAVLFSVIYLMVQMWIPCESFSGQQNCPSVCSCSNQFSKVVCTRRGLSEVPQGIPSNTRYLNLMENNIHMIQADTFRHLHHLEVLQLGRNNIRQIEVGAFNGLASLNTLELFDNRLTVIPSGAFEYLSKLRELWLRNNPIESIPSYAFNRVPSLMRLDLGELKKLEYISEGAFEGLYNLKYLNLGMCNIRDMPNLTPLIGLEELEISGNNFPEIKPGSFYGLRALKKLWIMNSQINTIERNAFDDLTSLVELNLAHNNLSSLPHDLFAHLRYLVELHLHHNPWDCDCDVLWLASWLREYIPTNSTCCGRCHSPLHMKGKYVVEVDHSSFQCSAPFIMDAPRDLNISEGRVAELKCRTSAMSSVRWLLPNGTVLSHASNHPRITILNDGTLNFSHVLLTDTGVYTCMVTNVAGNSNASAYLNVSTAELNTSNYSFFTTVTVETTDMAPEEISMIIKPVPTTSTGYQPAYTTTTTVLVQTTKMPKQVAVPTSDAGDKMQTSLDEVMKTTKIIIGCFVAVTLLAAAMLIVFYKLRKRHQQRSTVAAARTVEIIQVDEDIPSGSPTGISGEGAVVLPTIHDHMNFNTYKPAHHGAHWTANSIGNSLHSTITTISEPYIIQTHTKEKVQETQI; this comes from the coding sequence ATGAATTTCTTGTGGCTGGTAACTGTGCACCATACCTGGAAGGCCGTCCTATTCTCTGTAATCTACCTCATGGTGCAAATGTGGATCCCCTGTGAATCATTTTCAGGGCAGCAAAACTGCCCTTCTGTCTGCTCCTGCAGTAACCAGTTTAGCAAAGTGGTCTGTACGCGGCGTGGCCTCTCTGAAGTACCACAAGGTATCCCATCTAACACACGGTACCTCAATCTCATGGAGAATAACATCCACATGATCCAAGCGGACACTTTCCGGCATCTTCATCATTTGGAGGTGTTACAACTTGGTAGGAACAATATCCGTCAAATAGAGGTTGGGGCTTTTAATGGTTTGGCCAGCCTCAACACTCTGGAGTTGTTTGACAACAGACTGACTGTAATCCCCAGCGGGGCATTTGAGTATCTTTCCAAGTTGAGAGAACTGTGGCTCAGGAATAACCCTATTGAGAGCATTCCATCCTACGCTTTCAATAGGGTACCATCACTGATGCGCCTGGACCTTGGAGAGCTTAAAAAGTTGGAATATATTTCTGAGGGAGCTTTTGAGGGATTGTACAATCTAAAGTACCTCAACCTTGGAATGTGTAATATCAGAGACATGCCAAACCTTACACCCTTGATAGGGCTAGAGGAATTAGAGATCTCTGGGAACAACTTTCCTGAAATAAAACCTGGATCTTTTTATGGGTTGAGAGCACTAAAAAAGTTGTGGATTATGAACTCCCAGATAAACACCATAGAGCGCAATGCTTTTGATGATCTGACATCCTTAGTAGAATTGAACTTGGCCCACAATAACTTATCATCCCTTCCACATGACCTATTTGCTCATTTGAGGTACTTGGTGGAGTTACATTTGCACCACAACCCATGGGACTGCGATTGTGATGTTCTCTGGCTCGCCTCATGGCTACGAGAATATATCCCTACCAACTCCACGTGCTGTGGTCGCTGTCATTCCCCACTGCACATGAAGGGGAAGTATGTGGTTGAGGTGGACCACTCATCATTTCAGTGCTCAGCCCCATTTATTATGGACGCGCCAAGGGATTTAAATATCTCAGAAGGAAGAGTGGCAGAACTCAAGTGTAGAACTTCAGCCATGTCATCTGTTAGGTGGCTGCTACCCAATGGTACTGTGCTAAGCCACGCATCCAATCATCCACGAATTACCATCCTCAACGATGGGACGTTAAACTTCTCTCATGTACTGCTCACTGACACAGGGGTCTATACATGCATGGTAACCAATGTGGCAGGAAACTCAAATGCTTCGGCCTATCTCAACGTCAGTACCGCAGAGCTCAACACTTCAAACTACAGCTTCTTCACTACTGTCACTGTGGAGACCACGGATATGGCTCCTGAGGAAATCTCTATGATAATCAAACCGGTGCCAACCACTTCCACGGGGTACCAGCCAGCATATACTACCACTACCACCGTGCTTGTCCAGACCACCAAAATGCCCAAACAGGTGGCAGTGCCAACTTCAGATGCTGGAGATAAAATGCAAACTAGCCTGGATGAGGTAATGAAAACCACCAAGATTATTATTGGCTGCTTTGTGGCAGTCACACTTTTGGCAGCCGCCATGCTAATAGTGTTTTACAAACTACGAAAAAGGCATCAACAGAGGAGCACTGTGGCGGCTGCGCGAACTGTCGAGATAATCCAAGTGGACGAGGACATCCCAAGTGGGAGTCCCACTGGAATATCAGGTGAGGGGGCGGTTGTGTTGCCGACCATTCACGACCATATGAACTTTAACACCTACAAGCCAGCACATCATGGGGCCCATTGGACGGCTAACAGTATCGGTAATTCTCTACACTCCACAATTACAACCATCTCTGAACCTTATATAATTCAGACCCACACAAAAGAGAAGGTACAGGAAACTCAAATATGA